The DNA region TTTAATTATAGTCATCGTCACGTGACCAGCATTTACGCTGCGTCTTGTCTTGTTTTCGTCACGTGACAAAGGTTCGCTGCCGACGATATTTAGTCATAATTTTCGTTGACGAAAAACAACACTAGCTGAGCCCCTGTTGGCTGTAGCTTCGTATTCAGCGTACATACATGAAAGTGGTATATATCGCCTCACGGCCAGAAAGCGAATAAtggtatttctcaaaatgttgaactatacTTTTAAATCTTGTTaagtttatttgaaaaaaaataaataataaaaagacatttCTTACTCTTCTGTCTGTACTGCAGCCATGACATGGACTAATACGGAGTTGGTTTTGCTAAatgaaatgacaaaacaaaaacatgtagcTTAACCACAAAGTCTTGTCTAAATGTACCTTTGGCTCTACCTTCTCTGTCCTCATGAACACCAGTCTGGCGTTGATCTCCTCCAGGCTGATAAGGCTGCGATGGCGGATATAGTGCAGGAAAGAAACAGCCTCCACGTACTCCTGAATCCCTAAAGCAAAATGACATTCAAAACAATCActaaaaaacattggaaaatacATCCAAATATTTCACTGCTGCAGGATCTGAAAGTGTTTTCAGGTACGGTGGGGCGtctttattttctccatttatTTGGATTTGTTATTTACTAAAAATGACCACTATTACTAAAAAGGAGGTCAACTATGTATCAAATGAGCATAGCACGTAGAGTGTGTATAAACACTACATGGTATCTGTACAGTGTAGATCACAGATGTAGATAATGATTCAAATAAAACCTGCTTCCTGTCGCTGTCTTTTGATTGAACAACAGTGGCCATTTTTTGGAGCAGGCTGAGATGACCCCTCGTTTGTTTTCTGGCCCTGTGTAAACAACAATCAAATAATCACAGGACGGAAGACTTTGTGTCTGAAGTTTACTTTCGGAGCGGCAATTGAACTTCAAAGGGCCTCCTATCTCAGCGTGGCTAACCGCAGAGTGCTACAGAGAGGCGAGAGGAGAATGTGCTTCATCGCCACTTAATTTaccttgacttgacttgacggTTTACTCATTATGAATTATTAAAGGGCCCactgaaatattttctcaaTCGGCTTCTTACTCTGAGCAATGGAGTGCGACATAAACACACTTTCTGCCAAATGTACAACAGTTTGCTTGTTTCAGATGAGAGATTTCTGGTCATTTTAATTCCACATTGCGTAGACATGCGTTTACATTCCTACCGACTGATGTGAACAGACTCTGTTTTATGTCCGCAGCATCCCTGTGCTATTTTTAGCTCAGGGAAAGAAGTGGGTTCATCAGGCTAACAGCACTGCACCTGAAAGTCTTCCCAGGAGCTGCACCCTTGGTAAGCAGAGTGAGGTATGTAATATTAGGTTGGAAAATGTTGACTTCATGATCTCTAACTTACTGTTAAAGTAAAATGATTGCGCCTGTTATTTTGCACGTACTTCAGGATGTTGCGATTATTAGGACAGTTTTTGACTTTTAAACTTGTCACTAATTATACCataaggatgttttttttttattactttttcctAAGATTTTTGCTTATTTAGTCAtaaatatttacagtacttAATATAAATACTTGGTTAATACTTACATTGTCAATGTTGTCGGGCTTTGAATGAACTGCTTATTAAAAGGGACTTTATCCTATTCTCATGAAGGAAAGTACAAGTAGTCATTTTCGACTCATTTTTCAGAACCtttatcaacaacaacaacaaaaaaacactacaaACATCTAAACATTGCCAATGGCCCCACAGCTGTGACCCTGGACTTAGAGTGAATACAACTCAGTCTGAGGCAGACAGGATATGACATGAAAAGGTTACGCAGGCTTTGAGGCAGGCAGGCGGAGTTCAGTTCCTGAGCTTACTGCCAGAAGCGGTTTGtgttattggaaaaaaaaaaaaaaaaaaaaaaaaaacatgactatAGATGTCTAAACAATAACTCATGGAAAACTCAACTGGAAACTGGAAGGATTTTAGTGGAACACAGGTTGAAAACGTTGAgggctgagtgtgtgtatagCCGGACTGGATGAGATGATGAATGGAACACAGATGATTTACAGATTAATTGAGCTTAATGTTTGACCACAGAGTGGTTCGCCATGGGAAAAGCCCCACCGCTACGCTTGTGCACAGTCTCATAGCCGCAAGATGGGTACAGCTAAAGAGCTTATCAAAGAGCCGCGCAGCCCTGTTATCAGTGGCAATTATGTTCACATTTAGCCCGCAATATCCTTAACGGTccttatgtaaaaaaaactaaaacacacccATTAAATATGCCTGGATACTTCTCGTCCAGCCAAGATTATTTGGAGAGTCCGTGAAGCGAGCCCAGAttcaatctaatctaataaagACGATAAAAATGGGGGGATGGAAGCGTCTAATTGTTGGGGACTGCCACTGGTCACGTCGCCGAGGATGCAGTGCTGATTCCTGAGTGACCACAATCTAAAAATGACTTCCCCAGCTGCTAGATAACGGCTCACCCTCGCTCCCAGTAATGTTTTTCTCCAAAACACTGCAGACACTTTGGCTACGCTAACAAAAAACTGATACGGGAGAACAAGTTTATCAGAGGGTGTGTCTATCATGTCCAGGGCCTGCATTAAGGTCACGCTCTCACACTATCAGTGACTTTGCAATCAATCTAAAGCACAAATGGGACGATTGAGGCGATAGCGGAACAGCACAGATCATTTGAAGGGAAAGGTTTTGACTCATTTGCAGGAGCTTGTTTGTCAATTCAggaatgtattattattataagatgGGGAGACAGCTTTTATTAAGGCTGGAAGACTCCAGGGGAACCATCTTTTTATTCAGCTACACAAGGTGGCCTTGTTAGACAAGATCTCATTCAGCACGAGAGATAGGATTGATCGGCATGTTATCAAATAGGGAGGGTTTTTGAACTTGTAATGGATAATGCAGGACAATTAGGACTCTTTTTGAATTACAATAAAAGGTAAATGAGATGAGAATTTCTTATTTAACACTGAAAGACAGATTTATGGAAAGAAGGATATTTGTATGCAGCTTTGTGGGTACATGTGTACTAGATGTGTCTAAATCTGTATAAGCATATGTTTACGTTCGTTCATGCGAGTAGCTAAGTATGGGCATATGCATATATAGGGATTAGAACTAAATTCAAAGTACAGCCGAAATGGcatgagttttgcaggtatttggtcatgaaaccaaagtattggaaaaACTAAAAGATTGTCACCTGCtgatggtgctagatgaaaTGTTAAGAAGTCCCCAGAGTTAATATAAAACAATCTGAGGGTGCATTAATGTCTGTACAAAGTGTCATGGCATCTCCAACAACTGTTGAGATAGATTTAGTCTGGACCGATGTGGTGGACCGACCGCCATCCCTAGAGACACACTGCTGGAAAGGCCAAAAAGTTTGcttgttgtctttttgtacaTGGCTCTACATCCTAGCTACTTATTTATGCTAGAATATTCATGTTTCTCACTAACTGGATATAAACCTATATCTAAGATTATTTATTCATCTGTAATGATTCATCTGAATCATTACACTTAATTAAGTCACTTAAGATGGGGAAAGAAATAGTGCTTGACACTTGCACAACTCCTCcgaattttaaattttttttttaatgcaacaaTACAGACACTGAACTGGGAAGTTCAAAATGTCCAatttgtgattaaaaaaaaatcctctttgCTTATTGAGTAAGCCAAAGACAATGACTAAAGGATTTGAAGTTGATGGCATGGTATCTTTGCCGAATTATTTTTCTGAAAACTTAaaaggattgcgaagatccaggacttagccaaaaaatttgaacatccttctcagtccctccccgctttccgctaaagcccaaaatggtctcctaagccactccccccacaagggagaatgaaagCATGTGCATGACACGCAATTAGACACCCCTCCTGGCCCCGATTGGtccatctgaacagggagtggtggatttttgctaattgcactacaggctgtaggtggtgccagataAATTTTTtgaattacctgcttcatgtagttctattcaaacatagggtcagtttcagcaaatatgacagaaagttatttttataagtcttacctactgcacctttaattttGAACGTTTTTTATATGCACTCTCATGCAGACCTTCAATATTATAAGATAATAAAACAATCACAGAGTTTATTTAAGGGCTTATTATTTGTctttcttaaaggggtgatagaatgattatatagagtatttcacactgttccttatggtctcctaatgggatatgtaacattggttgggctgaaaatggcctggttgatattttattggcccttatgcatccctgggttttggccctatttgtaacaagagcttttcttccaaatatggtatgctcgtgaatatttagatgagctgcgcgctgattgttTGAGTGAATTGCCATACGAAGACATTAGAGATGCGTGCTGATTGGtggagcgaatccccaatacacacacatttgagaagcgacagaatctcatattccagacactacAATGTTTCCTTACCAAATTCACGTCTGGCCTGTTGTGTGacagtgagagcgcggtcagcgagcttgttacaccatcAATCTCTTAACACAAGTTACACACAttatgtcacgccacttagctatacaacatatacctaaatgtcttataaagctaacgacggtgtccgatttcaagttaatgaatatttgtgaagtttagctaggtgtttagttagctgcgactgtcccttcaatcctatctatgtgtagctacaaatcacggatagttaacttcattttaGTCGTAATTcgaatatatttacagttaaattcaagttaatgaatatttgtgaactgtaagggtttcgttagctgcgactgtcccttcaattctatgtgtacagattgcggctagttagcttcatttttggtcgtaattagagtatatttagctacagtttgaatttcgtcacgccacttatacatctaactaaatgttttataaagctaacaacggtgtccgatttcaagttaatgaattgtgaactgtaagggtttcgttagctgcgactgtcccttcaatcctatgtgtacagattggggctagttagcttcatttttggttgtaatttgagtatatttacagtttgaatttcgtcacgccacttatacaacatctaactaaatgttttataaagctaacaacggtgtacgatttcaagttaatgaatatttgtgaatttcagaggaattctaagaggaggctagctagctctcattgataaaGCTACATCCAGCAGCatgctctatcaatgagactcgcggacaagcggcgtttatttccccaatcgtttgtttaaataactcaacacattataattacacacattaaaagattaactggaacctgtggtaagagattgctggcgtaacaagcttgctgaccgcgctctcactcacatacaccgggcatttagctagcaggaagaagggagatgcaggccctggagctctgtcagggcaggggCATTTGGTTGTCTATTACCCCAAgagacggtgactttgcgcgggtatggagtgttGTGgactgccagtcgtgacggagctccaagtacctcagagcaggccggggtctgtgaaggaacgCAGGCCGGGCGGctaggcagcaacacaggcagcaccggcgctggactccgacacacagtccgacaaaatttgcaattagccatccattttcgtaaagcggcccatatttgagctttacatagttgatttctcgcataaaatttttgtaatggaatagcagagatctgcgtgacctagctagattcataAGACTACCTGATcccaggtcagttgtgtagcctatgtaaatgttggggcgtgaccgttctcttaatacgcccatgggctgacaaaggttccggtttttgggaggttgacgtcaacttccagctttgttgagattcgcccgttttcagcatcagtttcaaaatatgagattttcatagtaaaggggtgtcagtgggactttgagcttctatgtatgtcctatttaccaaccggtcgttattcaactatgacagggtaaaatcagttttgcattctagcACCCCTTTAAACAAAAAAGGGTCTACGGAATCTCACCTGCTGTGAAAGCTCTGTGAAACTGAAAGATGTCCTCTCCTCTGAGCTCTTCAGCAATTTGACCGATTTTCTGCCTGACTGCATCCAGTTTCACATCTGCTTCATTCAGAATATCCTCTGCATTTGGTACACTTCCAATCCAAAGAATAAAACAGattaacattttgaaatgcaacatacacattacTTTAAAATCCTCTTTAAAACAGAAGTTACATTGGGTTATTCCAATGCTTTGGGACAGTCCTTATGTACCAACACAAACAACGGTTTCCAGGAACTGGAAAACAGATTTctttaagtttaattaaaacTAAAGCCACTTTAATagctgtaaaataaattatttttttccaaactAAACTGCACAAATGAACATGTCTTGTAACAGTAGTATATACCTGGTCACTctatgtaaaagaaaaatggtCCTCTTGCTTTCGATGGTGACGTCTCGACTGATCTTGACAAGACGCTCATATTTGTCGTGTTTGGTGTCAAGCTCCTGTTGGAAAACttaagagacagaaacagaaagttTAGTTCAAGTACTGATGTCCTAGCTCACATGAAATACCGCAAATATGTGTGGGTGGAAAATGCAATCAAAATGCTGGAGATGCAGTCACCTTTGAAAGCAGCAATGACAGGTGAGGATGGGTTGGCACTCGCATCACGGTCCTGCACTGCATCAGCATTTCTCCGGGGACATCCTTCACCTGACATGAGGCAAAAGTCAGCTGATACTGCAGTTTGGGTTCATTTTCTTTCTACTGGCATGGTCAAATTAAAGAGGCACTCCAGCGATTTTGCACATGTAGATCAGTTTAGTCGTTTTTAGTCATTTTGGCTTGTGCTGAAGACGTAATTATTTAATATAAAGTCTGTGTTACAAACTGTGGGTATGGAATTTGaaacacaaaatcaaatatggATACCTGCCGATTTTCTTAGTTTTTTTATGACAGTTAAGTGACTTAGTGTCTTGGGCTTTGGACTGCTGGTCAGACATATCAAGCTACTTGCAGATATAGCTTTGGGTTTCCGGCATTTGTTTCTAGTCTTACGTTTTTGTAGAACAAATTATGAATGAACTAAACGAGACAATAGTGGGCTGATTCATCATTAAATGAAAATAACTGATAGTTGGGTTATAGCTGTCATTGCTAGGACCACCACTTCTACTACTAACAAATGACTTCTCTTGAGCTAACGTTGCAGTGTGATCTTGGCAAACAGTGGTGTAATAGCAGTGAGGCAGTTTAGACATCAATATTCAAATCCTTTCACTGCAGTCTTAACAGCTAACGTGAGCATACCGCATGTTATGTTAGCTTGAGGTTTACAGGCGTTACATCCCATGCTGCTGATGACAACAACCAACAGGAACGTTACAACTTGCTTAATAACGTTGTTATTCTTAGTTAGCCAAGTCTCAGAAACTGGACTTACCTTCTCGCCTATTCATGCCTTCAGTGTTGCAATGTCtgcttttaataaatgtaactaCTGTAAGCTCGGTTAGGGTTGTATATGCACTGATTTAGCTAGCCTCTGAAGGTGCTGCCGACCAACTGTAACAAGGCAGAATACTTTACATCTGTCATGGATTATCTAGCTAGGTCACCACACAAAACAGCGCCGTTTACATATGCAAGTTACCATCTCTGACCGAGAATAGGGACACTGAATAAAGTATCAATTCCCTACAATGCGAAATAAatcttgtttattgtttttaataacaGGCATCCATGCGGTCCTCATAACTAGCGGGGCTTTTGCGCTATTTACACGCGTAGCAGGAAATGAAAAGtgcattcttcttcttcctctt from Perca flavescens isolate YP-PL-M2 chromosome 17, PFLA_1.0, whole genome shotgun sequence includes:
- the tsnax gene encoding translin-associated protein X isoform X1 → MNRREGEGCPRRNADAVQDRDASANPSSPVIAAFKVFQQELDTKHDKYERLVKISRDVTIESKRTIFLLHRVTSVPNAEDILNEADVKLDAVRQKIGQIAEELRGEDIFQFHRAFTAGIQEYVEAVSFLHYIRHRSLISLEEINARLVFMRTEKVEPKGSAEALQPGGQVLTFQVTPSDYLLGVADLTGELMRMCISSVGNGDIDTPFQLSQFLRQIHDGFSYIGNTGPYEVSKKLHTLRQSLGKVEDACYALRVRGSEIPKHMLADVFSSRTTLLDPEEGVV
- the tsnax gene encoding translin-associated protein X isoform X2, yielding MEGEGCPRRNADAVQDRDASANPSSPVIAAFKVFQQELDTKHDKYERLVKISRDVTIESKRTIFLLHRVTSVPNAEDILNEADVKLDAVRQKIGQIAEELRGEDIFQFHRAFTAGIQEYVEAVSFLHYIRHRSLISLEEINARLVFMRTEKVEPKGSAEALQPGGQVLTFQVTPSDYLLGVADLTGELMRMCISSVGNGDIDTPFQLSQFLRQIHDGFSYIGNTGPYEVSKKLHTLRQSLGKVEDACYALRVRGSEIPKHMLADVFSSRTTLLDPEEGVV
- the tsnax gene encoding translin-associated protein X isoform X3; translated protein: MNRREGEGCPRRNADAVQDRDASANPSSPVIAAFKVFQQELDTKHDKYERLVKISRDVTIESKRTIFLLHRVTSVPNAEDILNEADVKLDAVRQKIGQIAEELRGEDIFQFHRAFTAGIQEYVEAVSFLHYIRHRSLISLEEINARLVFMRTEKGSAEALQPGGQVLTFQVTPSDYLLGVADLTGELMRMCISSVGNGDIDTPFQLSQFLRQIHDGFSYIGNTGPYEVSKKLHTLRQSLGKVEDACYALRVRGSEIPKHMLADVFSSRTTLLDPEEGVV